The following coding sequences are from one Nilaparvata lugens isolate BPH chromosome 6, ASM1435652v1, whole genome shotgun sequence window:
- the LOC111058504 gene encoding uncharacterized protein LOC111058504 → MKRSKPPTSVKSEQNWGKILKDQNLPKPEQRRLPLSTPKQKTQTTPNRAHPPQMLSQTKSVQQSRNIRPMTNKPVTRDARDVRKTNSGHSFAVSKKKEYLSSNSDLSVGGESIELVERGVQYSTTNLENLDPLTMDEINNGGENGLAFLNPVRTLNFLIRELRGKISESTQDENLARIISDMENTAGRLSKSNGTKDTSNSLISKEDLKFFLNILQRTEKDMDIDKGSQELQKKLEEACNKLEDMCRVMEKTAITKQKEEKQNLLSELAKTKESLAAAEKEIKRLGKLDAELKEEKQKNEEVKRKIHDMKVKFSSLNTVLNEQLLEVKDENKKLQKEVKYLFLEKEKNSVLMKVKDKEIDKLRASLEEIKTLIKSQLRTFQREEMNDVCIAVDQNKTLKPVDMLNDISVLTWSDEGCLVADRANRDLKKVARCSSPVTSISPAAEDDESWRRISHLHPVDVKTDGIKKSVKNLFEEMRKQSKLRLSLSTQNLPTTDDKCANNWINLPVADDKSANNWFDKINFDINSSNMLTLTDTESN, encoded by the exons atgaaaagATCCAAGCCTCCTACCTCCGTAAAATCTGAGCAGAATTGGGGTAAAATTTTGAAAGATCAGAATCTTCCTAAACCAGAGCAGAGAAGACTACCATTGAGCACCCCAAAACAAAAGACTCAGACAACTCCAAACAGAGCACACCCTCCACAAATGCTATCTCAAACAAAAAGTGTCCAACAGAGCAGAAATATCAGACCGATGACAAATAAACCAGTAACAAGAGATGCCAGAGATGTTAGAAAAACCAATTCAGGTCATTCTTTCGCAGTTAGTAAAAAGAAAGAATATTTATCTTCCAACTCAGATTTGTCAGTTGGtggtgaatccatagaactcgTTGAACGTGGTGTGCAATACTCTACAACCAACTTGGAGAATCTGGACCCTCTAACTATGGATGAAATTAATAATGGAGGAGAAAATGGATTAGCTTTTTTGAATCCTGTCAGAACTCTCAACTTTCTGATCAGAGAGTTAAGAGGAAAAATATCTGAGTCAA CTCAAGATGAAAACTTGGCCAGAATTATCAGTGACATGGAAAATACCGCTGGGCGATTATCTAAAAGTAATGGCACTAAAGATACTTCCAATTCTTTAataagcaaggaggatttgaaATTCTTCCTTAATATCCTGCAGCGAACTGAAAAG GACATGGACATTGATAAGGGAAGTCAGGAACTGCAGAAGAAACTGGAAGAAGCTTGTAATAAACTAGAAGACATGTGCCGAGTGATGGAGAAAACTGCTATTACGAAGcagaaagaagaaaaacaaaatttattgag TGAATTGGCCAAAACTAAGGAAAGCCTAGCTGCAGCTGAAAAAGAAATTAAGAGGCTGGGAAAACTTGACGCCGAATTGAAAGAAGAGAAGCAGAAAAATGAAGAG GTCAAACGCAAGATTCATGACATGAAAGTCAAATTCTCCTCATTGAATACAGTACTGAACGAGCAACTACTGGAAGTTAAAGACGAGAACAAGAAATTGCAGAAAGAAGTGAAGTACTTGTTTCTTGAAAAAGAAAAGAATAGTGTGCTAATGAAGGTTAAGGACAAGGAAATTGACAAATTGAGAGCCAGCTTAGA AGAAATCAAAACCCTGATCAAAAGCCAACTGAGGACTTTCCAACGCGAGGAAATGAATGACGTGTGCATAGCTGTTGACCAAAACAAGACCCTGAAACCGGTTGACATGCTCAACGATATTTCAGTGTTGACGTGGAGTGACGAGGGTTGCCTGGTGGCGGATCGCGCGAATCGTGACCTCAAGAAAGTGGCCAGGTGTTCTTCGCCCGTGACCAGCATCTCTCCAGCCGCCGAAGACGACGAATCCTGGCGGCGAATCAGCCATCTACATCCGGTCGACGTCAAAACCGACGGCATCAAGAAAAGTGTCAAAAACCTTTTCGAAGAGATGCGTAAACAGAGCAAATTGCGTTTGTCGCTGTCCACGCAAAACCTACCCACAACCGATGATAAGTGTGCTAACAATTGGATCAACTTACCTGTAGCCGATGATAAGTCTGCCAACAATTGGTTTGATAAGATCAACTTTGATATCAATTCTTCGAATATGCTTACACTCACGGACACTGAAtcaaattag